One genomic window of Phoenix dactylifera cultivar Barhee BC4 chromosome 6, palm_55x_up_171113_PBpolish2nd_filt_p, whole genome shotgun sequence includes the following:
- the LOC120111082 gene encoding peamaclein-like, with product MKVLTAALALLLLILSSSYLQAVHAMAGSAFCDSKCKVRCAKAGVMDRCLHYCGVCCEECKCVPSGTYGNKDECPCYRDKVTKNDKKKPKCP from the exons ATGAAGGTCCTCACTGCTGCATTGGCCCTTTTGCTGCTCATTCTATCATCCTCTTATCTCCAAGCTGTGCATGCCATGGCCGGCTCAG CTTTTTGCGACTCCAAGTGCAAAGTGAGGTGTGCCAAGGCCGGGGTGATGGACCGCTGCCTCCACTACTGCGGGGTGTGCTGCGAGGAGTGCAAGTGCGTGCCCTCTGGGACTTATGGAAACAAGGATGAGTGCCCCTGCTACAGAGACAAGGTCACCAAAAATGACAAGAAGAAGCCCAAGTGTCCTTGA